The following are from one region of the Channa argus isolate prfri chromosome 6, Channa argus male v1.0, whole genome shotgun sequence genome:
- the LOC137128897 gene encoding extracellular calcium-sensing receptor-like produces MIFAINEINKNPEMLPNNEIGYKIYDNCGTMDILRAALALVSGLKGEISDNNCAKSETVQAIVGHSGSAPTMAIEQVVGRFHMPVISHFATCACLSNRKEYPTFFRTIPSDYYQSRALAKLVKQFGWTWIGAIATNNEYGLDGIAAFIQAAKEFGVCIEFSEAFLSSDPPESLQKIITTIRNSTSKVIMAFMSHREINLLATELYKHNITGLQWVGSDAWITDPSLADIKGHNILVGSVGFVVSNAKIPGLEQHLRQLHPSQFPKSQFVRDFWEVMFDCSLNETSNTQKKPCSGSENLQNMQSYFTDVSELRFINNVYKSVYAVAHALHNLVTCREEKSSFFNGSCADTRYIQPWQVLQHLNTVNFTTKEGERVYFDSNGDSPARYELVNLQMTNKGTMEAVTVGIYDASLPDSHQFIMNKIPVIWGNRLTEVPVSVCSERCIPGTTKVLQRGKPICCYDCISCPAGEISNLTDSIHCMKCPSEYWSNKQRDACVLKQIEFLSYDEILGSLLALFSLLGVFLTMITTIVFYCYKETPVVRANNSELSFLLLFSLTLCFLCSLTFIGRPSEWSCMLRHTAFGITFVLCISCVLGKTIVVLIAFKATLPGSNVMKWFGPTQQRLSVLALTLIQVMICIIWLRISPPFPFKNFLLYKDKIILECDVGSVVGFWSVLGYIGLLAVLCFVLAYLARKLPDNFNEAKLITFSMLIFCAVWITFIPAYVSSPGKFTVAVEIFAILASSYGLLFCMFLPKCHIILFRPEHNTKKHIMGKSSVNDIHY; encoded by the exons ATGATTTTTGCTATTAATGAGATCAACAaaaatccagaaatgctgcctaACAATGAAATTGGCTACAAGATTTATGATAACTGTGGAACTATGGATATACTGAGAGCTGCACTGGCACTGGTGAGTGGACTAAAAGGAGAAATCAGTGACAACAACTGTGCAAAAAGTGAGACAGTGCAAGCTATTGTGGGACATTCAGGATCAGCACCAACTATGGCAATTGAGCAGGTTGTTGGAAGGTTTCATATGCCTGTG ATCAGCCATTTTGCCACCTGTGCCTGTCTTAGCAACAGGAAAGAATATCCTACTTTCTTCCGAACTATTCCCAGCGATTACTACCAGAGTAGAGCCCTGGCAAAGCTTGTCAAACAATTTGGATGGACATGGATTGGGGCTATTGCTACGAATAATGAATATGGCCTCGATGGCATAGCTGCATTTATTCAAGCAGCAAAAGAGTTTGGAGTGTGCATTGAGTTTTCAGAGGCATTTTTGTCATCAGATCCACCTGAAAGTCTGCAGAAGATTATAACAACTATTAGAAATTCCACTTCCAAAGTAATTATGGCTTTTATGTCTCACAGAGAAATTAATTTGCTGGCAACTGAGTTGTACAAACACAACATCACAGGTCTGCAGTGGGTTGGCAGTGATGCGTGGATCACAGATCCCTCTTTGGCTGATATTAAAGGACACAACATCCTTGTGGGATCCGTGGGTTTTGTTGTCAGCAATGCTAAGATCCCTGGGCTGGAGCAGCACCTAAGGCAGCTCCACCCGTCGCAGTTTCCTAAAAGTCAGTTTGTTAGAGATTTCTGGGAGGTCATGTTTGACTGCTCTCTAAATGaaacttcaaacacacaaaaaaagccatGCAGTGGCTCAGAGAACTTGCAAAATATGCAGTCATATTTTACAGATGTTTCTGAGCTGAGATTCATCAACAATGTGTACAAGTCAGTTTATGCAGTGGCCCATGCGCTTCACAACCTGGTCACATGTCGGGAAGAGAAGAGCTCTTTCTTTAATGGGAGCTGTGCTGATACAAGATACATTCAACCGTGGCAG GTTCTGCAGCATCTCAACACAGTGAATTTCACCActaaggaaggagagagagttTATTTTGACAGTAATGGAGACTCACCAGCAAGATATGAACTTGTTAatttacaaatgacaaacaaagGAACAATGGAAGCCGTAACAGTGGGCATTTATGATGCTTCTCTTCCAGACAGTCATCAGTTTATCATGAATAAAATCCCCGTCATTTGGGGAAATAGACTAACCGAG GTGCCTGTGTCAGTCTGCAGTGAAAGATGTATCCCTGGAACTACTAAGGTCCTCCAGAGAGGAAAGCCAATCTGCTGTTATGACTGCATATCTTGTCCAGCAGGCGAGATTAGTAATTTAAcag aTTCAATACACTGTATGAAATGCCCATCAGAGTACTGGTCCAACAAACAAAGAGATGCTTGCGTCCTCAAACAAATAGAATTCCTGTCATACGATGAAATTCTCGGATCACTGTTGGCCTTATTTTCATTGTTGGGAGTTTTTCTAACTATGATTACAACAATAGTCTTCTACTGCTACAAAGAAACACCCGTAGTAAGAgccaacaactctgagctgagcttcctgctgctcttctccttgactctgtgCTTCCTGTGCTCTCTGACTTTTATTGGCCGGCCCTCTGAgtggtcctgcatgctgcgACACACAGCATTTGGCATCACCTTTGTTCTCTGTATCTCCTGTGTTCTGGGGAAAACAATTGTTGTGCTAATTGCCTTTAAGGCTACACTGCCAGGCAGTAATGTGATGAAATGGTTTGGCCcaacacagcagagactcaGTGTTCTGGCTTTAACTCTCATACAGGTTATGATTTGTATAATTTGGTTAAGAATCAGCCCCCCTTTTCCATTCAAGAATTTCTTGCTCTATAAGGACAAGATTATCTTAGAGTGTGATGTTGGATCGGTTGTAGGGTTCTGGTCTGTGTTAGGATACATAGGACTTTTGGCTGTCTTGTGTTTTGTCCTCGCTTATCTGGCTCGAAAATTACCCgataattttaatgaagctAAGCTcatcaccttcagcatgttgatattCTGTGCAGTGTGGATCACCTTTATCCCTGCATATGTTAGCTCTCCTGGGAAGTTTACAGTTGCTGTAGAAATATTTGCTATTTTGGCCTCTAGCTATGGCTTACTCTTCTGTATGTTTTTGCCAAAAtgtcatattattttgtttagacCTGAGCACAATACTAAGAAACACATAATGGGGAAGTCATCTGTAAATGACATACATTATTAa
- the LOC137129202 gene encoding extracellular calcium-sensing receptor-like — protein sequence MLGSIISVTHGHIDKHQSELHRGFQFAQAMIFAIEEINNSTELLPGISLGYKMYDTCGSVARSVQVTLALANGNEVVSARSETPCTRTAQVQAIIGETSSSPCMVVSTVIGPFYIPMISHFATCACLSDKIKYPSFLRTIPSDYYQSRALAQLVKHFGWTWVGAISSNNDYGNNGITIFRETAQQLGIYPPNKIQKTIHTVKASTSKVIVAFLSHLDMDVLIRSCVSLQ from the exons ATGCTTGGTTCAATAATCAGTGTTACTCATGGGCACATAGACAAACACCAGTCTGAGCTTCACAG AGGGTTCCAGTTTGCCCAGGCTATGATTTTTGCCATTGAGGAGATTAATAACAGCACTGAGCTACTACCTGGCATCTCTCTGGgatataaaatgtatgataCTTGTGGCTCTGTTGCCAGAAGTGTGCAGGTTACACTGGCCTTGGCAAATGGTAATGAGGTTGTGTCTGCTCGGTCTGAGACACCATGTACCAGAACTGCACAAGTACAGGCAATAATAGGAGAAACCTCTTCTTCTCCTTGCATGGTTGTATCTACTGTCATTGGACCCTTTTATATCCCAATG aTCAGCCACTTTGCCACCTGTGCTTGTCTCAGTGACAAAATCAAGTACCCATCCTTCCTCAGAACCATACCCAGTGACTACTATCAGAGCAGAGCCCTGGCCCAGTTGGTCAAACACTTTGGTTGGACTTGGGTTGGCGCTATAAGCAGCAATAATGATTATGGCAATAATGGTATAACTATTTTCAGAGAAACTGCACAGCAGCTGGGCATCT ATccaccaaacaaaatacaaaaaacaattcaCACTGTGAAAGCTTCTACCTCCAAGGTGATTGTTGCTTTCCTCTCCCATTTGGATATGGATGTGCTAATAC GTTCCTGTGTCAGTTTGCAGTGA
- the LOC137128959 gene encoding extracellular calcium-sensing receptor-like, with protein MIFATEEINNSTELLPGISLGYKMYDTCGSIARSVRVALALANGNEVFSAPTKAPCARPAQVQAILGDTSSSPCMAIATVIGPFHIPMISHFATCACLSDKTKYPSFLRTIPSDYYQSRALALLVKHFGWTWVGAIRTNDDYGNNGMATFTETAQQLGICLEYSVSFFRTDPPNKIRKTIDIVKASTSKVIVAFLSHMDMDVLIHVLSYYNLTGYQWVGSEGWIIDAQTAERNQHHILDGAIGLSIPRAHVSGIREFMLDVKSLNSSGNELFTEFWETLFSCKFKLSTLSTENQRECTGHEDLSGLQHSFTDMSLMPIFNNVYKGVYAVAHALHNILGCNETCNYSVQLDPFMISEQLRKIIFKTKEGDEVYFDENGDPPAKYEIVNWQPTENGIVDFVTVGFYDASLPADKQLSLQNKSLIWAQNSKQVPVSVCSEKCPPGTRKVLQKGKPVCCYDCIRCAEGEVSNSTDSITCVRCHPEFWSNERRDACVKKEAEFLSNEEMMGALLTAASLFGTCMTAVVAFIFFRYRKTPIVRANNSELSFLLLFSLTLCFLCSLTFIGRPSEWSCMLRHTAFGITFVLCISCVLGKTMVVLMAFRASLPGSNVMKWFGPTQQRLSVLVFTLIQVIICILWLTISPPFPFQNFKETKDKIILECALGSTLGFWAVLGYIGVLATFCFILAFLARKLPDNFNEAKFITFSMLIFCAVWITFIPAYVSSPGKFSVAVEIFAILASSFGLLICIFIPKCYVILLRPEENTKKHMIGNKIIKKAYEGN; from the exons ATGATTTTTGCCACTGAGGAGATTAACAACAGCACAGAGCTACTACCTGGCATCTCTCTGGgatataaaatgtatgataCTTGTGGCTCCATTGCAAGAAGTGTGAGGGTTGCACTGGCCTTGGCTAATGGTAATGAAGTTTTTTCTGCACCCACCAAGGCTCCATGTGCCAGACCTGCACAAGTGCAGGCAATACTGGGAGATACTTCTTCCTCCCCTTGCATGGCTATAGCTACTGTCATTGGTCCCTTTCATATCCCAATG atCAGCCACTTTGCCACCTGTGCTTGTCTCAGTGACAAAACCAAGTACCCATCCTTCCTCAGAACCATACCTAGTGACTACTATCAGAGCAGAGCCCTGGCCCTGTTGGTCAAACACTTTGGTTGGACTTGGGTTGGAGCTATTAGAACCAATGATGATTATGGCAACAATGGAATGGCTACATTCACAGAAACTGCACAGCAGCTGGGCATCTGTCTGGAGtattctgtgtctttctttagAACAGATCCACCAAATAAAATACGAAAAACAATTGACATTGTGAAAGCTTCCACCTCTAAAGTGATTGTTGCTTTCCTCTCCCATATGGATATGGACGTGCTAATACACGTGTTGTCTTACTACAACTTGACTGGGTACCAGTGGGTAGGCAGTGAGGGCTGGATCATTGATGCCCAAACTGCAGAAAGGAATCAACATCACATTCTGGATGGTGCCATCGGTCTGTCCATCCCCAGAGCACATGTCAGTGGGATTAGAGAGTTTATGTTAGATGTAAAATCACTCAATTCATCTGGAAATGAATTGTTTACAGAGTTCTGGGAAACATTATTTAGCTGTAAATTCAAGCTGTCAACGTTGTCAACAGAGAATCAGAGAGAATGTACTGGACATGAAGATCTGAGTGGATTGCAGCACAGCTTCACTGATATGTCACTTATGCCCATTTTCAACAATGTCTATAAAGGAGTGTATGCTGTGGCCCATGCACTTCATAATATTCTTGGCTGTAATGAAACATGTAACTACAGTGTGCAGCTGGACCCATTCATG ATTTCAGAGCAACTAAGAAAgattattttcaaaacaaaagaaggagATGAAGTTTACTTTGATGAGAATGGAGACCCACCAGCAAAGTATGAAATTGTAAACTGGCAGCCAACAGAAAACGGCATTGTGGACTTTGTCACAGTTGGTTTTTATGATGCATCTTTACCTGCAGACAAACAGCTGAGTCTGCAAAATAAGTCTTTAATTTGGGCACAGAACTCCAAACAG GTTCCTGTGTCAGTTTGCAGTGAGAAATGTCCCCCAGGAACTCGCAAAGTTCTCCAGAAAGGAAAACCTGTCTGCTGCTATGACTGTATAAGATGTGCAGAGGGAGAAGTAAGCAACAGCACAG aTTCTATCACCTGTGTGCGTTGCCATCCTGAATTCTGGTCCAATGAGAGAAGAGATGCCTGTGTAAAGAAGGAGGCAGAGTTTCTatcaaatgaagaaatgatgggAGCACTGCTCACTGCAGCATCTTTATTTGGAACATGCATGACTGCTGTTGTAGCCTTCATTTTCTTCAGATACAGGAAAACTCCTATTGTCAGggccaacaactctgagctgagcttcctgctgctcttctccttgactctgtgCTTCCTGTGCTCTCTGACCTTTATCGGCCGACCCTCTGAgtggtcctgcatgctgcgacacacagcatttggcatcacctttgtcctctgtatCTCCTGTGTTCTGGGGAAAACTATGGTGGTGTTAATGGCCTTCAGGGCTTCACTTCCAGGCAGTAATGTGATGAAATGGTTTGGACcaacacagcagagactcaGTGTTCTGGTTTTCACTCTCATACAGGTTATAATATGTATCCTCTGGTTAAcaatttctcctccttttccgtttcagaattttaaagaaACCAAAGACAAAATCATCTTAGAATGTGCTCTGGGATCAACTTTAGGCTTTTGGGCTGTACTTGGGTACATAGGTGTTCTGgccacattctgttttattcttgcttttctggCTCGGAAACTGCCTGATAACTTTAATGAGGCCAAatttatcaccttcagcatgttgatcttctgtgcagtgtggatcacttttattccagcatatgtcagctctcctgggaagTTCAGTGTTGCTGTGGAGATATTTGCTATTCTGGCCTCCAGTTTTGGActgttaatttgtatttttattccaaaatgttacGTTATCTTATTGAGAccagaggaaaacacaaaaaaacatatgataggcaataaaataattaaaaaagcatATGAAGGaaattga
- the LOC137128898 gene encoding extracellular calcium-sensing receptor-like, with protein MIFAIEEINNSTELLPGISLGYKMYDTCGSIARSVKVALTLANGNEIISAPMEAPCIRPAHVQAIMGETSSSPCMAIATVIGPFNIPMISHFATCACLSDKTKYPSFLRTIPSDYYQSRALVQLVKHFGWTWVGAIRTNDDYGNNGMATFIETAQQLGICLEYSVSFFRTDKPDKIQKIIDIIKASTSKVIVAFLSHMDMDVLIHVLSHHNLTGYQWVGSESWIFDSQIAERDRHRILDGAIGLSIPKAHVSGMREFILDVKPLYLSGNEIFTEFWETLFSCKFKPSTLSAENQRECTGHEELTELQHSFRDMSLMPIFNNVYKGVYAVAHALHNILGCNETCSYKVQLDPFVILQKIKNINFKTKERENVYFNEFGDPTAKYEIINWQPTENGIVDFVTVGFYDASLSADEQLSLQYKSLIWAHTSKQVPVSVCSEKCPPGTRKVLQKGKPVCCYDCIRCAEGEISNTSDSITCSRCHPEFWSNERRDACVKREAEFLSYEEMMGALLTAASLFGTCMTAVVAFIFFRYRKTPIVRANNSELSFLLLFSLTLCFLCSLTFIGRPSEWSCMLRHTAFGITFVLCISCVLGKTMVVLMAFRASLPGSNVMKWFGPTQQRLSVLVFTLIQVIICILWLTISPPFPFKNFKVTKNKIILECALGSTLGFWAVLGYIGVLATFCFILAFLARKLPDNFNEAKFITFSMLIFCAVWITFIPAYVSSPGKFSVAVEIFAILASSFGLLICIFIPKCYIILLRPEKNTKKNMMGKGGPKTF; from the exons ATGATTTTTGCCATTGAGGAAATTAATAACAGCACAGAGCTACTACCTGGCATCTCTCTGGgatataaaatgtatgataCTTGTGGCTCTATTGCTAGAAGTGTGAAGGTTGCATTGACCTTGGCTAATGGTAATGAAATTATATCTGCACCCATGGAGGCTCCATGTATCAGACCTGCACATGTTCAGGCAATAATGGGAGAGACCTCTTCCTCTCCTTGCATGGCTATAGCTACTGTTATTGGACCCTTTAATATCCCAATG ATCAGCCACTTTGCCACCTGTGCTTGTCTCAGTGACAAAACTAAGTACCCATCCTTCCTAAGAACCATACCCAGTGACTACTATCAGAGCAGAGCCCTGGTCCAGTTGGTCAAACACTTTGGTTGGACTTGGGTTGGAGCTATTAGAACCAATGATGATTATGGCAACAATGGAATGGCTACATTCATAGAAACTGCACAGCAGCTGGGCATCTGTCTGGAGtattctgtgtctttctttagAACAGATAAAccagacaaaatacaaaagataATTGATATTATTAAGGCTTCCACCTCCAAAGTGATTGTTGCTTTCCTCTCTCATATGGATATGGACGTGCTAATACATGTGTTGTCTCACCACAACTTGACTGGGTACCAGTGGGTAGGCAGTGAGAGCTGGATCTTTGATTCCCAAATTGCAGAAAGAGATCGGCATCGCATTTTGGATGGTGCCATAGGCCTGTCCATCCCCAAAGCACATGTCAGTGGCATGAGAGAGTTCATATTAGATGTGAAGCCCCTATATTTGTCAGGTAATGAGATTTTTACAGAGTTCTGGGAAACATTATTTAGCTGTAAATTCAAGCCGTCAACATTATCAGCAGAGAATCAGAGAGAATGTACTGGACATGAGGAGCTGACTGAATTGCAACACAGCTTCAGAGATATGTCACTTATGCCCATATTCAACAATGTCTATAAAGGAGTGTATGCTGTGGCCCATGCACTTCATAATATTCTTGGCTGTAATGAAACATGCAGCTACAAGGTGCAGCTAGACCCATTCGTG attttacagaaaataaaaaatattaatttcaaaacaaaggaaagagaaaatgtttactttaatgAGTTTGGAGACCCAACGGCAAAGTATGAAATTATAAACTGGCAGCCAACAGAAAATGGCATTGTGGACTTTGTCACAGTTGGCTTTTATGATGCATCTTTATCTGCAGACGAACAGTTGAGTCTGCAATATAAGTCTTTAATTTGGGCACACACCTCAAAACAG GTTCCTGTATCGGTTTGCAGTGAGAAATGTCCCCCAGGAACTCGCAAGGTTCTCCAGAAAGGAAAACCTGTCTGCTGCTATGACTGTATAAGATgtgcagagggagaaataaGCAACACTTCAG ATTCTATCACCTGTTCGCGTTGCCATCCTGAATTCTGGTCCAATGAGAGAAGAGATGCCTGTGTAAAGAGGGAGGCAGAGTTTCTATCATATGAAGAAATGATGGGAGCACTGCTCACTGCAGCATCTTTATTTGGAACATGCATGACTGCTGTTGTAGCCTTCATCTTCTTCAGATACAGGAAAACTCCTATTGTCAGggccaacaactctgagctgagcttcctgctgctcttctccttgactctgtgCTTCCTGTGCTCTCTGACCTTTATCGGCCGACCCTCTGAgtggtcctgcatgctgcgacacacagcatttggcatcacctttgtcctctgtatCTCCTGTGTTCTGGGGAAAACTATGGTGGTGTTAATGGCCTTCAGGGCTTCACTTCCAGGCAGTAATGTGATGAAATGGTTTGGACcaacacagcagagactcaGTGTTCTGGTTTTCACTCTCATACAGGTTATAATATGTATCCTCTGGTTAAcaatttctcctccttttccatttaagaattttaaagtaaccaaaaacaaaatcatcttaGAATGTGCTCTGGGATCAACTTTAGGCTTTTGGGCTGTACTTGGGTACATAGGTGTTCTGgccacattctgttttattcttgcttttctggCTCGGAAATTGCCTGATAACTTTAATGAGGCCAAATTTATCACTTTCAGCAtgttgatcttctgtgcagtgtggatcacttttattccagcatatgtcagctctcctgggaagTTCAGTGTTGCTGTGGAGATATTTGCTATTCTGGCCTCCAGTTTTGGGctgttaatttgtatttttattccaaaatgttatattatctTACTGAGACCTGAGAAGAATACAAAAAAGAATATGATGGGGAAGGGAGGAccaaagacattttga
- the LOC137129200 gene encoding extracellular calcium-sensing receptor-like — protein sequence MIPTQKWSEQGWALLQLLLVASFSQSVKPVCRHRGDHDNPQLSKDGDIILGGIFSFHSSWRERQDTYIHKPLPLQCTSLNFRDFQFAQAMIFAIEEINNSPDLLPGISLGYKMYDTCGSITRSVQAALALANGNEVMFAQSETSCKRPAQVQAIIGETSSSPCMAIATVIGPFHIPLISHFATCACLSDKTKYPSFLRTIPSDYYQSRALAQLVKHFGWTWVGAIRSNNDYGNNGMATFTETAQQLGICLEYSVSFFRTDPPNKIQKTIDIIKASTSKVIVAFLSHMDMDVLIHVLSYYNLTGYQWVGSESWIFDSQTAEMDQHHILNGAIGLSIPKAHVSGMREFIFDVKPLNSSGTEIFTEFWETLFSCKFSQSSLSAENQKECTGHEDLSGLQHSFSDMPLMPIFNNVYKGVYAVAHALHNILGCNETCNYNVQLDPFMILQHLKKIIFKTKDHDDVFFNENGDPAAKYEIINWQPGENGIVDFVTIGLYDASLPADKQLSLQNKSLIWTQNSKQVPLSVCSEKCPPGTRKVLQKGKPFCCYDCKRCAEGEISNITDSVICVRCHPEFWSNERRDACVKKEAEFLSYEEMMGALLTAASLFGTCMTAVVAFIFFRYRKTPIVRANNSELSFLLLFSLTLCFLCSLTFIGRPSEWSCMLRHTAFGITFVLCISCVLGKTMVVLMAFRASLPGSNVMKWFGPTQQRLSVLVFTLIQVIICILWLTISPPFPFQNFKETKDKIILECALGSTLGFWAVLGYIGVLATFCFILAFLARKLPDNFNEAKFITFSMLIFCAVWITFIPAYVSSPGKFSVAVEIFAILASSFGLLICTFVPKCYIILLRPEKNTKKSMMGKDQRSSKI from the exons ATGATTCCCACACAGAAGTGGTCAGAGCAGGGCTGGGCACTTTTACAGCTCTTGTTGGTGGCATCTTTCTCACAGAGCGTGAAGCCAGTGTGCAGGCACAGAGGAGATCATGACAACCCCCAGCTCTCTAAGGATGGTGACATTATACTGGGGGGTATCTTTTCTTTCCACAGTagctggagagagagacaggataCTTACATCCACAAACCACTGCCACTTCAATGCACCAG TTTGAATTTCAGAGATTTTCAGTTTGCCCAGGCTATGATTTTTGCCATTGAGGAGATTAATAACAGCCCAGACCTTCTACCTGGCATCTCTCTGGgatataaaatgtatgataCTTGTGGCTCTATTACCAGAAGTGTGCAGGCTGCGCTGGCCTTGGCTAATGGTAATGAAGTTATGTTTGCACAGTCTGAGACATCATGTAAGAGACCTGCACAGGTACAGGCAATAATAGGAGAAACCTCGTCCTCTCCTTGCATGGCCATAGCTACTGTCATCGGACCCTTTCACATCCCACTG ATCAGCCACTTTGCCACTTGTGCTTGTCTCAGTGACAAAACCAAGTACCCATCCTTCCTCAGAACCATACCCAGTGACTACTATCAGAGCAGAGCCCTGGCCCAGTTGGTCAAACACTTTGGTTGGACTTGGGTTGGAGCTATAAGAAGCAATAATGATTATGGCAACAATGGCATGGCTACATTCACAGAAACTGCACAGCAGCTGGGCATCTGTCTGGAGtattctgtgtctttctttagGACAGATCcaccaaataaaatacaaaaaacaattgaTATTATCAAGGCTTCCACCTCCAAGGTGATTGTTGCTTTCCTCTCGCATATGGATATGGATGTGCTAATACATGTGTTGTCTTACTACAACTTAACTGGGTACCAGTGGGTAGGCAGTGAGAGCTGGATATTTGATTCGCAAACTGCAGAAATGGATCAGCATCACATTCTGAATGGTGCCATAGGCCTGTCCATCCCCAAAGCACATGTCAGTGGCATGAGAGAGTTCATATTTGATGTAAAACCACTCAATTCATCAGGTACTGAAATATTTACAGAGTTTTGGGAAACATTATTTAGCTGTAAGTTCAGTCAGTCAAGTTTATCAGCAGAGAATCAAAAAGAATGTACTGGACATGAAGATCTGAGTGGATTGCAGCACAGCTTCTCTGATATGCCACTTATGCCCATATTCAACAATGTCTATAAAGGAGTGTATGCTGTGGCCCATGCACTTCATAATATTCTTGGCTGTAATGAAACATGTAACTACAACGTGCAGCTGGATCCATTTATG ATTTTACAGCACctaaaaaagattattttcaaaacaaaggaTCATGATGatgttttctttaatgaaaATGGAGATCCAGCAGCcaaatatgaaattataaacTGGCAGCCAGGAGAAAATGGCATTGTGGACTTTGTCACAATTGGTCTCTATGATGCATCTTTACCTGCAGACAAACAGCTGAGTCTGCAAAATAAGTCTTTAATTTGGACACAGAACTCGAAACAG GTTCCTTTGTCAGTTTGCAGTGAGAAATGTCCCCCAGGAACTCGCAAAGTTCTCCAGAAAGGAAAACCTTTCTGCTGCTATGACTGTAAAAGATgtgcagagggagaaataaGCAACATCACAG ATTCAGTTATCTGTGTGCGTTGCCATCCTGAATTCTGGTCCAATGAGAGAAGAGATGCCTGTGTAAAGAAGGAGGCAGAGTTTCTATCATATGAAGAAATGATGGGAGCACTGCTCACTGCAGCATCTTTATTTGGAACATGCATGACTGCTGTTGTAGCCTTCATCTTCTTCAGATACAGGAAAACTCCTATTGTCAGggccaacaactctgagctgagcttcctgctgctcttctccttgactctgtgCTTCCTGTGCTCTCTGACCTTTATCGGCCGACCCTCTGAgtggtcctgcatgctgcgacacacagcatttggcatcacctttgtcctctgtatCTCCTGTGTTCTGGGGAAAACTATGGTGGTGTTAATGGCCTTCAGGGCTTCACTTCCAGGCAGTAATGTGATGAAATGGTTTGGACcaacacagcagagactcaGTGTTCTGGTTTTCACTCTCATACAGGTTATAATATGTATCCTCTGGTTAAcaatttctcctccttttccgtttcagaattttaaagaaACCAAAGACAAAATCATCTTAGAATGTGCTCTGGGATCAACTTTAGGCTTTTGGGCTGTACTTGGGTACATAGGTGTTCTGgccacattctgttttattcttgcttttctggCTCGGAAACTGCCTGATAACTTTAATGAGGCCAAatttatcaccttcagcatgttgatcttctgtgcagtgtggatcacttttattccagcatatgtcagctctcctgggaagTTCAGTGTTGCTGTGGAGATATTTGCTATTCTGGCCTCCAGTTTTGGACTGTTAATTTGCACTTTTGttccaaaatgttatattatctTACTGAGACcagaaaaaaataccaaaaagagTATGATGGGGAAAGATCAAAGATCATCAAAGATCTAA